From the genome of Ziziphus jujuba cultivar Dongzao chromosome 6, ASM3175591v1, one region includes:
- the LOC107429817 gene encoding uncharacterized protein At4g10930 isoform X2 yields MEVDLITSGVAEEEAIEVDDFSNNENPNMEGERCGICMDVIIDRGVLDCCQHWFCFACIDNWATITNLCPLCQNEFQLITCVPVDLNMKVYDTIGSCKVDDDSYTRDDDWSIEGKNNTLSFPSYYIDENAVICLDGDGCKIRIGSVSTEGDPNLDTSIACDSCDLWYHAFCVGFNPEGTSESTWLCPRCIVDEVPQKPDGNIEQRPSGPENFNEDCSVEDIYSRKVSISVADAGETALVVSMVGGSKLTEELSDNIPSTIQVDKELKTKTFILASEDNSQTVATPSREHSKPQQVMGAQELELSLSCDTSSSFPSNCLTCSEVKTNADEQMDWHRSFDCVKSSLGNVVNESHISNTLSDNNSGMGVHLGLSVGSFLTVDKMNYSGTDDQMNEDVKQDKPSEECISEADKTAPDADDDAPEVIGVKRKHLECSVSDTANESADDGDVKPKIETEISPKKIKAERRVEVSPAEDQADISVSDDSQNSTLKAVPRNGRLRLHPEKENSTSDIMSIVGGTRRKLSKNVGCPSSSDDKSSKDQETMAGLRVKKIMKRAAEDKDSSMVVQELRKKIREAVRNKPTKDIGENIFDPKLLAAFRAAVAVPTTEPVKTLSHLSMKAKKSMMQKGKVRENLTKKIYASNGRRKRAWDRDCEIEFWKHRCMRASKPEKIQTLKSVLDLLRNESDGTETEQRSEKRANPILSRLYLADTSVFPRKDDIKPLSALKTSSDSEKNSKQVTMVEKCVSSSLDNHTSSSTQTNKVSSKVGIPSSETSGKRKTVPSSKENSATSKVHLNRNLEVSSVSSLGSSKSNAKKETATQSKDIKIDKRKWALQVLARKTTGAGGNATNEKEEDIAVLKGNYPLLAQLPMDMRPVLAPSHHNKIPLSVRQAQLYRLTEHFLRKANLPVIYRTAETELAVADAVNIEKGVADRSNSKLVYLNLCSQEILHRSENSKSSGAPVVDSSSLSAVSDDRSEQNTNQVSADDAIEKALRTAGLSSDSPPSSPDHQIEALAKEEPSSTSLREEEPENVFDIDYNPDLDIYGDFDYNLEDEDYIGAGTVKVSKEQQEGLSKLKVVFSTLQSETESTSNALDFGKSENLGNAEILHTSSCMLNDHTEVNFKNSTMEGGTDKSYPLEPLLGKEGEDLSAAEYEELYGPDKEPLVNRFPEGASSEPFGLIGAKAVAENEDAKNYENRVQNQSTKESESGQESKKELCATGAESSSNNSEMGENVPRKEKKSSAGTNKQSDSSNSISKKVEAYVKEHIRPLCKSGVITTEQYRWAVAKATDKVMKYHYKAKNANFLIKEGEKVKKLVEQYVEAAKQKDKSDSV; encoded by the exons GTTGATTTGAATATGAAGGTATATGATACCATCGGGAGCTGTAAAGTTGATGATGATTCATATACCAG AGATGACGACTGGAGCATTGAAGGAAAGAATAACACACTTTCTTTTCCATCTTACTATATAGATGAAAAT GCAGTTATCTGCTTGGATGGAGATGGTTGCAAAATTCGAATTGGTTCAGTATCAACTGAGGGAGATCCCAATCTTGATACATCGATTGCTTGTGATTCATGTGATTTATG GTATCATGCTTTCTGTGTGGGATTCAATCCTGAAGGCACATCTGAGAGTACTTGGTTATGCCCAAG ATGTATTGTTGATGAGGTGCCACAAAAACCAGATGGGAATATAGAACAGAGACCATCTGGTCCTGAAAATTTTAATGAAGATTGTTCAGTTGAGGATATTTATTCCAGAAAGGTGTCTATTTCTGTAGCTGATGCTGGTGAGACAGCTCTTGTAGTCTCAATGGTAGGAGGAAGTAAATTGACTGAAGAACTAAGTGACAACATTCCATCAACCATTCAAGTTGACAAGGAACTGAAAACTAAAACATTTATATTGGCTTCTGAAGACAATAGTCAGACAGTCGCAACACCATCCAGGGAACATTCTAAACCTCAACAAGTCATGGGGGCACAAGAATTAGAATTGTCCTTATCTTGTGATACATCCTCCAGTTTTCCTTCGAATTGTTTGACTTGTAGTGAAGTTAAGACAAATGCTGATGAACAAATGGACTGGCATAGAAGCTTTGATTGCGTCAAAAGTTCTTTGGGAAATGTAGTAAATGAATCCCATATCAGTAACACTCTATCTGACAATAATTCTGGTATGGGAGTTCACCTTGGTCTGTCTGTTGGATCATTTTTAACTG TTGATAAAATGAACTATAGTGGAACCGACGATCAAATGAATGAAGATGTGAAGCAGGATAAGCCTTCAGAAGAATGTATATCTGAAG ctgataaaactgcaccagatgctGATGATGATGCTCCTGAAGTTATTGGTGTAAAGAGAAAGCATTTGGAATGCAG TGTTAGTGATACTGCCAATGAGAGTGCTGACGATGGAGATGTCAAACCTAAGATTGAGACTGAAATTTctccaaagaaaataaaagctgagAGGAGGGTTGAAGTGAGTCCAGCTGAGGACCAGGCCGATATATCTGTTTCAGATGATTCTCAAAACAGCACCCTGAAAGCAGTTCCAAGAAATGGCAGGTTGAGGCTTCATCCTGAAAAGGAGAATTCCACTTCTGATATAATGAGCATTGTTGGAGGGACAAGACGTAAACTTTCCAAGAACGTTGGGTGCCCTAGTTCTTCTGATGATAAATCATCAAAAGATCAAGAAACTATGGCTGGTTTGAGAGTGAAAAAGATCATGAAGAGAGCTGCTGAGGACAAGGATTCATCTATGGTAGTTCAAGAACTGAGGAAAAAAATAAGAGAAGCTGTCCGTAACAAACCCACAAAAGATATTGGTGAAAACATTTTTGATCCAAAGCTTCTGGCTGCCTTTAGGGCTGCTGTTGCTGTACCTACAACTGAACCTGTCAAGACACTGTCTCATTTGTCCATGAAGGCAAAAAAGTCAATGATGCAGAAGGGGAAGGTACGTGAGAATCTAACTAAGAAAATTTATGCATCCAATGGAAGACGAAAACGAGCATGGGACCGTGattgtgaaattgaattctGGAAGCATCGCTGCATGAGAGCTTCAAAGCCTGAAAAAATTCAGACTTTGAAGTCGGTTCTTGATCTTCTAAGAAATGAATCTGATGGAACAGAGACAGAGCAGAGGTCTGAAAAACGGGCAAATCCGATTCTTTCCAGGTTATATTTAGCAGATACATCTGTATTTCCACGAAAGGATGACATCAAGCCGCTCTCAGCTCTTAAAACTTCTAGTGATTCAGAGAAGAACAGTAAACAAGTCACCATGGTGGAAAAATGTGTGAGTTCATCTCTTGATAATCATACTTCAAGTTCCACACAAACTAATAAGGTTTCATCAAAGGTTGGGATTCCTTCATCAGAAACTTCTGGGAAAAGGAAAACTGTCCCAAGCTCAAAGGAAAATTCTGCAACCAGTAAAGTGCATCTGAACCGTAACCTAGAAGTTTCTTCAGTTTCTTCATTAGGCAGTTCCAAATCTAATGCCAAGAAAGAAACAGCTACTCAATCTAAGGATATTAAAATCGACAAAAGAAAGTGGGCCCTACAGGTTCTTGCTAGGAAAACAACTGGTGCTGGTGGGaatgcaacaaatgaaaagGAAGAAGACATCGCGGTGCTTAAAGGAAATTATCCTTTGCTA GCTCAACTACCAATGGACATGCGGCCAGTTTTAGCTCCCAGCCATCACAATAAAATCCCCTTATCAGTGAGGCAG GCACAGCTGTACCGCTTGACTGAGCACTTCTTAAGAAAAGCAAACCTTCCTGTCATTTATAGAACTGCAGAAACAGAATTAGCTGTTGCAGATGCAGTCAATATAGAAAAGGGGGTTGCTGATAGGTCAAACAGCAAGCTAGTATATCTGAATCTATGTTCCCAGGAGATATTGCATCGTTCAGAAAATAGCAAGTCCAGTGGAGCCCCTGTGGTGGATAGCTCATCACTGTCCGCTGTCTCTGATGATAGATCAGAACAAAATACAAATCAAGTATCAGCTGATGATGCAATCGAGAAAGCATTGAGAACAGCTGGTCTTTCGTCTGATTCTCCTCCAAGTAGTCCGGATCATCAAATTGAAGCTCTGGCTAAAGAAGAACCCTCCTCAACAAGTTTAAGAGAGGAAGAACCTGAGAATGTATTTGATATAGATTATAATCCAGATTTGGATATATATGGGGACTTTGACTATAACTTGGAAGATGAGGACTATATTGGTGCCGGTACTGTGAAAGTCTCTAAGGAACAACAAGAAGGTCTGTCAAAATTGAAAGTGGTTTTCTCTACGCTTCAATCTGAAACTGAAAGTACAAGCAATGCTCTGGATTTTGGAAAATCTGAAAATCTGGGGAATGCTGAAATACTACATACTTCTTCCTGCATGCTAAATGATCATACTGAAGTAAACTTTAAGAATTCAACCATGGAGGGTGGTACTGACAAGTCGTATCCTCTGGAACCATTACTTGGTAAAGAAGGTGAAGATCTTTCTGCTGCAGAATATGAAGAACTATATGGCCCAGACAAAGAACCCTTGGTGAATAGATTTCCAGAAGGAGCGTCAAGTGAGCCCTTTGGATTGATTGGTGCAAAAGCTGTTGCAGAAAATGAAGATGCTAAGAACTATGAAAATCGTGTGCAAAACCAATCAACAAAAGAATCTGAATCAGGACAAGAAAGCAAGAAAGAATTATGTGCAACCGGTGCAGAGTCTTCATCAAACAATTCTGAAATGGGTGAGAATGTTCCACGGAAGGAGAAAAAATCTAGTGCTGGGACTAACAAGCAGTCTGACAGTTCAAATTCTATATCGAAGAAG GTGGAAGCGTATGTCAAGGAGCATATCAGACCTTTATGCAAAAGTGGTGTGATCACAACCGAACAGTATAGGTGGGCTGTGGCGAAAGCAACTGATAAAGTTATGAAGTATCATTATAAAGCCAAGAATGCAAATTTTCTCATCAAAGAAGGTGAGAAGGTGAAGAAACTTGTGGAGCAATATGTTGAGGCTGCCAAACAGAAGGATAAAAGTGACTCTGTTTGA
- the LOC107429817 gene encoding uncharacterized protein At4g10930 isoform X1, whose product MEVDLITSGVAEEEAIEVDDFSNNFGNVQENPNMEGERCGICMDVIIDRGVLDCCQHWFCFACIDNWATITNLCPLCQNEFQLITCVPVDLNMKVYDTIGSCKVDDDSYTRDDDWSIEGKNNTLSFPSYYIDENAVICLDGDGCKIRIGSVSTEGDPNLDTSIACDSCDLWYHAFCVGFNPEGTSESTWLCPRCIVDEVPQKPDGNIEQRPSGPENFNEDCSVEDIYSRKVSISVADAGETALVVSMVGGSKLTEELSDNIPSTIQVDKELKTKTFILASEDNSQTVATPSREHSKPQQVMGAQELELSLSCDTSSSFPSNCLTCSEVKTNADEQMDWHRSFDCVKSSLGNVVNESHISNTLSDNNSGMGVHLGLSVGSFLTVDKMNYSGTDDQMNEDVKQDKPSEECISEADKTAPDADDDAPEVIGVKRKHLECSVSDTANESADDGDVKPKIETEISPKKIKAERRVEVSPAEDQADISVSDDSQNSTLKAVPRNGRLRLHPEKENSTSDIMSIVGGTRRKLSKNVGCPSSSDDKSSKDQETMAGLRVKKIMKRAAEDKDSSMVVQELRKKIREAVRNKPTKDIGENIFDPKLLAAFRAAVAVPTTEPVKTLSHLSMKAKKSMMQKGKVRENLTKKIYASNGRRKRAWDRDCEIEFWKHRCMRASKPEKIQTLKSVLDLLRNESDGTETEQRSEKRANPILSRLYLADTSVFPRKDDIKPLSALKTSSDSEKNSKQVTMVEKCVSSSLDNHTSSSTQTNKVSSKVGIPSSETSGKRKTVPSSKENSATSKVHLNRNLEVSSVSSLGSSKSNAKKETATQSKDIKIDKRKWALQVLARKTTGAGGNATNEKEEDIAVLKGNYPLLAQLPMDMRPVLAPSHHNKIPLSVRQAQLYRLTEHFLRKANLPVIYRTAETELAVADAVNIEKGVADRSNSKLVYLNLCSQEILHRSENSKSSGAPVVDSSSLSAVSDDRSEQNTNQVSADDAIEKALRTAGLSSDSPPSSPDHQIEALAKEEPSSTSLREEEPENVFDIDYNPDLDIYGDFDYNLEDEDYIGAGTVKVSKEQQEGLSKLKVVFSTLQSETESTSNALDFGKSENLGNAEILHTSSCMLNDHTEVNFKNSTMEGGTDKSYPLEPLLGKEGEDLSAAEYEELYGPDKEPLVNRFPEGASSEPFGLIGAKAVAENEDAKNYENRVQNQSTKESESGQESKKELCATGAESSSNNSEMGENVPRKEKKSSAGTNKQSDSSNSISKKVEAYVKEHIRPLCKSGVITTEQYRWAVAKATDKVMKYHYKAKNANFLIKEGEKVKKLVEQYVEAAKQKDKSDSV is encoded by the exons GTTGATTTGAATATGAAGGTATATGATACCATCGGGAGCTGTAAAGTTGATGATGATTCATATACCAG AGATGACGACTGGAGCATTGAAGGAAAGAATAACACACTTTCTTTTCCATCTTACTATATAGATGAAAAT GCAGTTATCTGCTTGGATGGAGATGGTTGCAAAATTCGAATTGGTTCAGTATCAACTGAGGGAGATCCCAATCTTGATACATCGATTGCTTGTGATTCATGTGATTTATG GTATCATGCTTTCTGTGTGGGATTCAATCCTGAAGGCACATCTGAGAGTACTTGGTTATGCCCAAG ATGTATTGTTGATGAGGTGCCACAAAAACCAGATGGGAATATAGAACAGAGACCATCTGGTCCTGAAAATTTTAATGAAGATTGTTCAGTTGAGGATATTTATTCCAGAAAGGTGTCTATTTCTGTAGCTGATGCTGGTGAGACAGCTCTTGTAGTCTCAATGGTAGGAGGAAGTAAATTGACTGAAGAACTAAGTGACAACATTCCATCAACCATTCAAGTTGACAAGGAACTGAAAACTAAAACATTTATATTGGCTTCTGAAGACAATAGTCAGACAGTCGCAACACCATCCAGGGAACATTCTAAACCTCAACAAGTCATGGGGGCACAAGAATTAGAATTGTCCTTATCTTGTGATACATCCTCCAGTTTTCCTTCGAATTGTTTGACTTGTAGTGAAGTTAAGACAAATGCTGATGAACAAATGGACTGGCATAGAAGCTTTGATTGCGTCAAAAGTTCTTTGGGAAATGTAGTAAATGAATCCCATATCAGTAACACTCTATCTGACAATAATTCTGGTATGGGAGTTCACCTTGGTCTGTCTGTTGGATCATTTTTAACTG TTGATAAAATGAACTATAGTGGAACCGACGATCAAATGAATGAAGATGTGAAGCAGGATAAGCCTTCAGAAGAATGTATATCTGAAG ctgataaaactgcaccagatgctGATGATGATGCTCCTGAAGTTATTGGTGTAAAGAGAAAGCATTTGGAATGCAG TGTTAGTGATACTGCCAATGAGAGTGCTGACGATGGAGATGTCAAACCTAAGATTGAGACTGAAATTTctccaaagaaaataaaagctgagAGGAGGGTTGAAGTGAGTCCAGCTGAGGACCAGGCCGATATATCTGTTTCAGATGATTCTCAAAACAGCACCCTGAAAGCAGTTCCAAGAAATGGCAGGTTGAGGCTTCATCCTGAAAAGGAGAATTCCACTTCTGATATAATGAGCATTGTTGGAGGGACAAGACGTAAACTTTCCAAGAACGTTGGGTGCCCTAGTTCTTCTGATGATAAATCATCAAAAGATCAAGAAACTATGGCTGGTTTGAGAGTGAAAAAGATCATGAAGAGAGCTGCTGAGGACAAGGATTCATCTATGGTAGTTCAAGAACTGAGGAAAAAAATAAGAGAAGCTGTCCGTAACAAACCCACAAAAGATATTGGTGAAAACATTTTTGATCCAAAGCTTCTGGCTGCCTTTAGGGCTGCTGTTGCTGTACCTACAACTGAACCTGTCAAGACACTGTCTCATTTGTCCATGAAGGCAAAAAAGTCAATGATGCAGAAGGGGAAGGTACGTGAGAATCTAACTAAGAAAATTTATGCATCCAATGGAAGACGAAAACGAGCATGGGACCGTGattgtgaaattgaattctGGAAGCATCGCTGCATGAGAGCTTCAAAGCCTGAAAAAATTCAGACTTTGAAGTCGGTTCTTGATCTTCTAAGAAATGAATCTGATGGAACAGAGACAGAGCAGAGGTCTGAAAAACGGGCAAATCCGATTCTTTCCAGGTTATATTTAGCAGATACATCTGTATTTCCACGAAAGGATGACATCAAGCCGCTCTCAGCTCTTAAAACTTCTAGTGATTCAGAGAAGAACAGTAAACAAGTCACCATGGTGGAAAAATGTGTGAGTTCATCTCTTGATAATCATACTTCAAGTTCCACACAAACTAATAAGGTTTCATCAAAGGTTGGGATTCCTTCATCAGAAACTTCTGGGAAAAGGAAAACTGTCCCAAGCTCAAAGGAAAATTCTGCAACCAGTAAAGTGCATCTGAACCGTAACCTAGAAGTTTCTTCAGTTTCTTCATTAGGCAGTTCCAAATCTAATGCCAAGAAAGAAACAGCTACTCAATCTAAGGATATTAAAATCGACAAAAGAAAGTGGGCCCTACAGGTTCTTGCTAGGAAAACAACTGGTGCTGGTGGGaatgcaacaaatgaaaagGAAGAAGACATCGCGGTGCTTAAAGGAAATTATCCTTTGCTA GCTCAACTACCAATGGACATGCGGCCAGTTTTAGCTCCCAGCCATCACAATAAAATCCCCTTATCAGTGAGGCAG GCACAGCTGTACCGCTTGACTGAGCACTTCTTAAGAAAAGCAAACCTTCCTGTCATTTATAGAACTGCAGAAACAGAATTAGCTGTTGCAGATGCAGTCAATATAGAAAAGGGGGTTGCTGATAGGTCAAACAGCAAGCTAGTATATCTGAATCTATGTTCCCAGGAGATATTGCATCGTTCAGAAAATAGCAAGTCCAGTGGAGCCCCTGTGGTGGATAGCTCATCACTGTCCGCTGTCTCTGATGATAGATCAGAACAAAATACAAATCAAGTATCAGCTGATGATGCAATCGAGAAAGCATTGAGAACAGCTGGTCTTTCGTCTGATTCTCCTCCAAGTAGTCCGGATCATCAAATTGAAGCTCTGGCTAAAGAAGAACCCTCCTCAACAAGTTTAAGAGAGGAAGAACCTGAGAATGTATTTGATATAGATTATAATCCAGATTTGGATATATATGGGGACTTTGACTATAACTTGGAAGATGAGGACTATATTGGTGCCGGTACTGTGAAAGTCTCTAAGGAACAACAAGAAGGTCTGTCAAAATTGAAAGTGGTTTTCTCTACGCTTCAATCTGAAACTGAAAGTACAAGCAATGCTCTGGATTTTGGAAAATCTGAAAATCTGGGGAATGCTGAAATACTACATACTTCTTCCTGCATGCTAAATGATCATACTGAAGTAAACTTTAAGAATTCAACCATGGAGGGTGGTACTGACAAGTCGTATCCTCTGGAACCATTACTTGGTAAAGAAGGTGAAGATCTTTCTGCTGCAGAATATGAAGAACTATATGGCCCAGACAAAGAACCCTTGGTGAATAGATTTCCAGAAGGAGCGTCAAGTGAGCCCTTTGGATTGATTGGTGCAAAAGCTGTTGCAGAAAATGAAGATGCTAAGAACTATGAAAATCGTGTGCAAAACCAATCAACAAAAGAATCTGAATCAGGACAAGAAAGCAAGAAAGAATTATGTGCAACCGGTGCAGAGTCTTCATCAAACAATTCTGAAATGGGTGAGAATGTTCCACGGAAGGAGAAAAAATCTAGTGCTGGGACTAACAAGCAGTCTGACAGTTCAAATTCTATATCGAAGAAG GTGGAAGCGTATGTCAAGGAGCATATCAGACCTTTATGCAAAAGTGGTGTGATCACAACCGAACAGTATAGGTGGGCTGTGGCGAAAGCAACTGATAAAGTTATGAAGTATCATTATAAAGCCAAGAATGCAAATTTTCTCATCAAAGAAGGTGAGAAGGTGAAGAAACTTGTGGAGCAATATGTTGAGGCTGCCAAACAGAAGGATAAAAGTGACTCTGTTTGA